The window TACTTCCCAGAGAGGGAGCAGAGAAAATGCACAGACATACTTCTCTTCATTTCGCttaatagtttaatattttccttGAGCTCATGCTACAGATGAAGAGTAAGATGAGATTGAATATGGTCTGTAATAATTCAGATGGGAAGCTATTTAAAGGGTCTGGCTAACATTGGCTACAAATGATGAGATACGCTGGACTCTTCCTCATTAACATGATTTagaagaggctgggaagtctcTGGAACTGTGAACTCTGAGGGGTGTGGTCCAACGGAAAAAGAACAATGCAAGGTCCTGGGCTAAAGAAATACAATTGGGAAATTGAGGAAAGCACTTGAGGCTCTAGGGGGACTTGTTTCCTTTTCTACTTGGTTAGTTGTCCTAAGTGCATTTCTCCTGCAGCCCAAAGGTTATTTCAGATGATAGAATTGCAACAACTCCAAACCCGGTGAAGTGGCTGGGAGAAAAGGTCATTTCAGGGATACGTTTCAAGGATAAACAAAAGTTTGAGAGGAAGAGCTGGCAGTTACTGTGTACAAGTGTTTCTCTGGGGGGAAGGAGTGGTTGACAAAGGGACAGGAATCAGTGTGTACATTTCCTGTTCCTGTTACCAACATCCTCAGGGTATCCCTGGCTCCTTGGGATAGGCAagttccctcccctgccctccttctAGCCTCCCTAATCTTGTCTACGTGGCACTCGCTGCATGGACAAACATTTGTCCTACAGGGATGAGACTGAGTTTGCAAGCTTTTGCAGTAGAGGATGCTAAAGTCAGGAAAGAGTAGCCAGAAATGAGCATTGAGACGGTGGCTTCAGTGCTGATCTCATATGTTCACTTTTCCCAAAGTTGAGGGGCCCAGTTTCTAGAATCTCAAACCTTAAGGAAGTAATCAAAATTAGAGTGGATAGAAAACATCTCTTACCTTATTTTAAAGGCTCATGTACATTCTAGAGCAGCAGATTTTCTAGCTagacttaaagaaaatattctttttctcttagattcttttttattactataaacgAGCAAGTTCAATTTAACATTTACTCTTTATTGTGTTGTATGAAGTACCTATGTAATGCAAGTATGTACTGTACTAAAATACCCATATTTCCACATAACATTACGTGGTTTAGCCCACAGTCTCTGCAGAAGCATCATGAGTAACCTGTGCCTTTATGCTTTACAATCCATTATTGGCTGCTGTTAGAAGTATgataacagatgaagaaaaaaaagataaagctaAGAATGAATACACTtttccaaacacacacatacacagcttACAATGGAACCCCAACGGAAACAAGTCAAATGACCACATTTGAtgtatcatctataaaatgtagacTCTGCAATAAAAAGCCAAaggcacataaaaatatattttaactttaaaaataacttagttACAGTAATACTTTGCTTGTGTCTTACCAACATGTAGCTGACAGTCAAAATTTTGCgatatagatataatatatagGGATATATAAGAACTACAAGAAAATCCCCAAAACCCGCAAAGTTGTTCAAATGTGAAAACGGAGAAAAGTTTTTAACACTGGAGAATTCACTATGGTGAGCCCAAAcaatataatatagaaaagagTCTAGAAAAAAAGGCTTAggtgttaaataaattttgacttCCTCTTGCTCAGAAAATGTCGGGAGTGCTGTGAAGTTCTGTAAAGTTCCTTAACGTGACTCGTCCAGCCCTTCATAGCTAGTGCCAATCCTGGCCAAGCTAGATTTCTTACATGTCTGCAAAGGACAAAAGTGAGCTGATCTGCCGAAAATGGGCTCTGACTCACTCACTTCCTCTTTTTGCCAGGAcaggttttgtgggttttttgtttttgttttgttttgttttatttttttcttttttgtttttttctgaattgtttttgcaaacaggtaaaaaaaaaaatattttgtaggaaCCTTATTTTAGAAAACCCATCACACAACTGCAAATACAGCCCAGGAAGCCCTTCTTTCAACTGTGCGACTGTTGTtagtttggttttgttgttgttgtttggtacCTTTTACCCCAAAGGAAGAGAGTTGGCATCCTGTTACTTATTTTTATCCATGACATTCAGCACCTCATCCAAAAGTGAGGGCCCCAGGTCgagctgcagggagaggagggaaccCGTGAGGTCAGAGAGGGACTCCTCCGACTTAGCCTTTCCCTTGATGAGCTCGCACGAGGCAGGGTGGTCAAACATGTCCTCGGCAGGCCAGTCGGGGTACTGTTCGGACAGGCTGGAGGAGTGGctgtccctgccctggctggACTGAGAGGCGGAACCACTGGAGCCCCACGAGGTGTCCCCCTGGTGCACTGTCCCGCTCTCCGACAGACTGCCTTTCTCCTGAGCTTTTTCCTCCATGACGGGCTCACAGCTAAGCCTGGGCAGCTTTGCCGGCCCAAAGGACTCCTGTTTGGAATTAAATGTCACTGGTGACAACAAGGGCAACATGAGAGCTTGGGACCCTCCGATGGTCGGGAGGGAGATGGCATTTTTGAGCACCGGGGAGGGCGTTTCTGTGAACATGGAGTCCGAAGTGCTGTTGGCCCGGAAGAACTCGTTATGCCCGGGGAACTGGCCCACGCATGCCTTCTCCTGGTTCCCAGGCAGAAGCTCATAGTTCCCTTGAAGGAAGGAAATATCTCCAAAAACGTCGTGCTGGCCCTCTTTGCCGATGTGAATGGTGTGGCGAAAGTCCCCGAGGGGAGGACTAATCATGTCGGGAGACAAAATGTCCCGCagtttaaatttctttcctttcttgttgtTGGCCGCTTTCAGGTAAATCGGGGTCTTGGCTGGCATCTTGGAATTTGAGAACGTCTATTTTGCAAGAGGGAAAAGGGGCCACTTTCTTCACAGATGTTATATGTTTCTGAAAAACCCTTTTTGATGAGAACCGTCACATCATTTTTCTCAAGTGGCTTCAGAAGTGGCTCTGAAATGAGATGGGGTCTAAGAGTCCGTCGCGAGGTTATGGCCGACCGGGACTTCCTGGAGACCCAGTTACATCATCCAGTCCCTTCCACGACAAGGAGAAACCTGCAGAATAAACCAAAGCAGGTCATAATCTACCGTCAGGGTTCCCAGTGGGCTGCCCCTTCACAAAAGCCTGTGTGTAATGGCAGGGCCAGCTCCCAACTAAAGCTGAACTTTATCTTATTATTTCCCTCCATTAAGCAGGatcaaaactttaattttaacaaGGGCTCACTAATCTTAGTCTTACtccagagggaaaaagaaaaacacaaagagagggagagcaagagtgagacttaaAAACCCCAGACCCCTGACATCAGCATGTTTTAGACATGGCCGTGGATATAATTTTCTGGAAGTGTCTAGGATATTAGTCCTTTTCCTCTAGTCTAAGAACTGCTTGTCAGCATATTACCAGTGATTTCAGCTCCTTAGATACAAacggatttgttttaaaatatattttctcttttgctttggtGTGTACACTAGCAAGactgataatattttgttgtttaggtctgtatataaataaaattaatgcaataaaatgaatacTCTTATAAGGAAAGAGCTGGAAATATCATTTACTAAGTGACAATAACTATTATATGCTAGCGTCCAAAAGAAATCTTAGTGGAAtgcattctacagatgagaaatccGAGATCCAGAAAACCCCTCCCCCTAAAAAAAATCGCCCTTTCTTAATAATTTACAGCAAGTAAACAAAAGAGCTAGAGTTGGAATCAAGTTGTGGCTGTCAAGGATTTCTGTATTTGGAGGCATTCTGAGATGGAAGGGAAAGAACAAAACTGgttcatttcaaagaaaaagcaCTGTGATCATGTGTAACAGGTTGGGCTTCCACTTGGGAACACTGTTGAAACAGTGCTGAGCAGGCTTGTAGCTCCCCCTCTGGGAGCAGGCAGAATTCTAAGGGAGCTCCCAGGGTCTTCCTCCTGGTGTTAATGCCTCTGTGGGTggaacctgtgacttgcttctaaccaagaGAACATGGCAAAGGTGACAGGTCACTCCCTGATTAGGTTATGTTCTAGAAGTTTCCATCTGAGCTGGCAAGGGAGAGGCCTccccttgctggctttgaaaaagTAAGCAGGCTGTGCGAGGGCTTATGGAAATGAATTCTACCAACGGTGTTAAGGAGCTCAGAAGTGGATCTTGCCCCGGCTGAGCCTCTGATGAGACCACTGCCCTGGCCCACGTCTGGATTACAGCCGTGAGACCCTGGAACTCAGCCCTGCCCAGAAACTGTGAGGTTATAAATGGGTGGTGTTGTAAGCCCTGAAGTCTATGGTAGTTTGTTACCAGCATAGAAAACTAACATGTCCTCCCTGCACATACATGACAAGATTAGAAGCAAAGAGCTAGAAGAAAGTGTTGGGGACATTAGGCCCTCTTTTACTGATGAGACACTCTCATCTCTTGAAAATAATCCTCCATCTCTTCAGCTTCGCTAGCTGACATGGAGAAGCTACAACCTTCCCCACTGCAGGAACTTCCCAAATAGCTCTGCTGTGACCTCTCCCACCCCGGCCGCAGAGCATGCAAATAAATACTCCAAGGGCTGGGTCAGCTGATGGCTTGGAGGGAGCCACATTTGCTCTGAAGCAGCTGGAGGCTGTCTGCATCTGCCccgtatttcttccttttcagcaAGAGTTTTACAATAAATTCATTTACCAGTGGCAGGTGACAAGAACTATTCTCCATTGCCCGTTGGCACAGTAACAATGACCTCTGTTTGGGAAGCAGTTTGCCCAGTGTGTCAGCATCCAGCACCCCAGGCCTGAAAAGGCCGAGAACAACGAGCTGGGGAGAGCCAGCCCCACTCCAGCGCTGGGTGTGcgaggaggccgaggcagcatGAGGTCTGCACCCATGCGGAGTGGGCTGACCATGGACTGCCAAGCCTGGCACGACTGTGGGTCCTGACGTTctctctctcacagttctagcTCTAATTTGGGTCTTGTCACAGTAACAAAAGTTGAAACCCGGGGTCTTCCGCTAAAACATCAGGGCTTCCTTCCCACGTATGTGCACAATACCCGGGAGTGGCCTAGGGCCCTGCCACCCAGAGgtggccttcctgcctccctgggcaCTGTGTGGCTTTCTGCCTGCAGCAGCTGCACAGCCCAGAGGAACAGCTGCCCACTGGAGTGGCCTCTTCAGCACACAGGGCTGGGAGAGCAGCTGCCACGGAAAGACACAGTGTGCTCCCTGCAACTCAGGGCATGGAGGGGGCCTGTGGTCAGCTGGTGAGCCGGGGTTATGCGAGGCCAGGGCCCGGGGCAGGGTGTTCTAcattatgaaggaaaataatgtcCTATGAAGATGTAGCCAGAGAGCAGTTCCCTACTCTGACTGGATCAGTCACATCCACCCTTTACTTAAACAAGGAtttggggcagtggggaggaagaggaaaggggtAGGGGAAACACCTGCTGCTCTGACAGCGAGGGGACATGGGCCCAGTCCTCAGGCCTCCTGGCTGGGACCTGAGGGGGGCAAGGTGCAGGCCAGGCCCTGGCCGGTCACTCCACTCCCTGCCCAGCCACAGTCACGGTCACAGCTCTGGAGCCTCCAGCCAGGGGCTCGCTCGGCCTGCTTGAAGCTGGGTTTTACATCAGTGGTATGGAGAGATGTGgccaaaaataaggaaaaaggtaagaaaagagTTGGTGGGGAGGTGACCTATGCCGCAGACGGTGGATTCTGGAGAGTGGGAGAGTAAAGAAAAAGCACCTTCGAAGGCATTTTCCTTGCTTGCTACAAATATTTACATCATATGCACTGCGTGACAGGAATGCAGGCTTCTAGGACTTTAGAAATCATAATTTGCATTCAATTTCCACTACGTGCCAGTCCTGAGAACTCCCAAATACTTTGAAAGTTACACAAAGTGAAGGAATTTTGGGCAAAAACATCAGTTTTACAACTTGAGATGAGTTGATGTTTGCGATGCTGTCAGCTCTGACCTAGTCCCTCCACCTCATCTGTCATCTTTCCTCCTCCAGCGCAGGGACAGCTGCCCCGGATCCCAGGAGGCAACCCGACACCGATGATTTCTTACACCGatgcttcctccttctctcccttctggaTCCTCGGGGCTAAGTCCACGTAGCTTTATTAGTTTTCCTTTCTCGCTCTCCAGAGTGACTGCTCTTTCAGCTTCGTCTCTGCCAGTTGTTATACAGAAACCTGAGGGGGGGCTTCTTCCCTGGCAAGAAGTGGCCGGTCCCGGAGAGGGTGTGAGCACCTCTTGGGAAGCAGCGACAGTCAGTATGTACTGAGGGCTCCTCTGAGTGCTGGGCACTGTCCCGACCTTTGACATGGACTGTCTTACCCAGGAGATCCCATGATGCCTCTGTTGCTactctccccattttacaaacgAGGCCCTACTGAGGCACATACGACGAGCCATCCTGCCAAGGCCGCACGGCTACCATGCACTAAGCCAGGTGGCCGGGCTCCCAGCTTTGAAGCTGTGACGTGACATTTAATGAGCACATTCCCTGGGAATTCAGTCAGCTCCCAAATTATCAAAGTCTACTTCAGAAACAAATGTATGACAATGCACCAGGTTGATGACGGTGGGCGATGCCTGTGCACACCCTGATGGCAGAAGCATGAACACAGCCAACCTCTATGCAAGGCAGTTTGCTGGTATCTGCCAAAACTGCAAATCATATGCCCTTTGACCCCAGATTCCACTTACAGGGATCTATCCAACTCACATATGTGAGAAACAACACGCAAGGTTGCTCAACCCAGCAGAGTTTGTAACGGCCACGAGTTGG of the Lemur catta isolate mLemCat1 chromosome 4, mLemCat1.pri, whole genome shotgun sequence genome contains:
- the CDC42EP3 gene encoding cdc42 effector protein 3 → MPAKTPIYLKAANNKKGKKFKLRDILSPDMISPPLGDFRHTIHIGKEGQHDVFGDISFLQGNYELLPGNQEKACVGQFPGHNEFFRANSTSDSMFTETPSPVLKNAISLPTIGGSQALMLPLLSPVTFNSKQESFGPAKLPRLSCEPVMEEKAQEKGSLSESGTVHQGDTSWGSSGSASQSSQGRDSHSSSLSEQYPDWPAEDMFDHPASCELIKGKAKSEESLSDLTGSLLSLQLDLGPSLLDEVLNVMDKNK